The genomic DNA GCAGGCGAAGGCGATCAGGTAGGCGTCCACGATCCACACCAGGGCGGTCGGGCTCGGGTGCAGGTCGCTCCGCGCGATCGACGGCACCGCGAGGTTCATCGCGGCGGCCATCGCCTGCAGGGTCCCCGCGCACAGGGACATCAGGATCACGGTCGCCCTGGCGTTCGGCCGGTCCGCCGCCACCTGCTCGGCGGCCGGTAGTTGCTTGGTCTCCACGTCGTCCCCTCCGGGTCTCGGACCTCAACGGGAGGGACGCTAGGAGCGGACTACCATGACTTCAAATGCACGTATCGCAAGAATAGATTGCAGCAGACACAATTCTGCAGGTGGGAGACCGAATCGTGGGTGCCGCGGCCCGGGACGTCGACCTGAATCTCCTCGTCGCGCTCGACGTCCTGCTCGACGAGTGCTCGGTCTCGGCCGCCGCCGACCGGCTCGGCCTGTCCGCACCCGCGATGAGCCGGACGCTCGCGCGGATCCGCACCGCGTTCGCCGATCCGATCCTGGTCCGCTCGGGGCGGTCCATGGTGCCGACGCCGCGGGCGGAGGCCGTGCACGCGGAGGTGAAGGCCCTCCTCGACCGCTCGCGCGCCCTGTTCGCCGAGGGCCGCCCGGTCGACCCGGCGCGGCTCGACCGGACGTTCACCGTCATCGCCAACGACCTGCTCGCCGGCACCCTCGCCACCCGCCTCCTCCCGCGCCTGCGGCAGACCGCGCCCGGCGTGACCGTCGTCCTGCTCTCCGAAGGGCCCCACCCCGACGACCTGGTCCTGCGCGAGGGAACGGCCGACCTGGAGGTCCGGGTGATCACCGCCCCGGCACCCGAGACCCGGATCGAGCCGCTGCTCGTCGACGAGATGGTCGCCGTCGTCCGCCCCGGCCACCCGCTCACCCCTGGCCCGCTCACCCCCGCCGCGCTCGCCGGCGCCCTGCACGTCACCCCGTCCCGGCGCGGTCGCCTGCGCGGACCGCTCGACGACGCGCTGGAGGCCGTCGGGCTGCGGCGGCGCGTGGTCGCGGCGATGCCGACCTTCGCCTCCGCGCTCCAACTCGTCGCCGCCTCCGACCTGGTGAGCCAGGTACCGGCCCGGACCGGGGCACCCCTGGTCGCCGCCCTCGGCCTCGTCCCGCTGCCGATTCCCCTGCCGCTGCCGCCCATCGACATCTCCATGGGCTGGCACCCGCGCAACGACAACGACCCGGCGCAGCGCTGGTTCCGCCGGCAGGTCCGATCCGCCCTCTCCGGCCTCGCCTGGGCGCCACCCGGCCGATGAGACCGGAGCGGCCCGCGGAGGACCGACCGAAACCCGCTTGCCCCGGTCTCCGCGCGCGCCCGAGGATCGGCACATGAACCACGTGATACGAGCCGTCACCGGCGAGGACTGGCAGCAGGTCAAGGAGCTGCGTCTGGAGGCCCTGCGGGATCCGGTCGCGGGAATCGCCTTCCTGGACACGTACGACAGCGCCGCCTCCAAGCCCGACGAGTTCTGGCGGGCGCGCGCGGCCGGTTCCCGCGGCGACATGATCGCGCAGCAGTTCGTCGCCGAGCGGACGGACGGCGGCTGGGACGGCTCGGTGACGGTCCTGATCGAGCGGGCCGGCCACCAGGACGTCCTGGGCGCGCCGACCGCCGTCGACCAGGCCCACCTGGTCGGCGTGTTCGTCCGCCCCGAGCAGCGCGGCACCGGCCTGGCCCGTGCCCTGTTCGACGCGGCGATCGCGTTCGCCCACGAGCTCGACGAGCCCGAGGTCTCCCGCGTCCGCCTGTACGTGCACCAGGACAACGAGCGGGCCGAGGCCTTCTACCGCAAGATCGGCTTCACCCGCAGCGGCCGCTCCGTCCCGGTCCCGGGCGACGAGTCGTCCGTCGAGCACGAACTCGTCCTCGATCAGTCCGTGACGGCACTCGCCTGAACCGTTCCCGCACCGCGTGTCAGCCGGTGGCGGCGGGGCCCGGGGGGAGTTGGACGGTCATGATCAGGTGGCAGGTCGCATCGCCCGCGCCGCGGTAGCCGTGGGGGGTGTCGCCGTCGAAGGTCGCGGTCTGGCCGGCGTGGACGGGGTGCTCGACGCCGTCGACGAGCAGGACCATCCGGCCGGCGGTGACGCTGACGGTCTCGACCACGCCGGCCTGGTGGGGGTGGCTCGGGTACTCCTCCCCCGGTTCCAGGCGCCAGCGCCAGATCTCCACCGGTACCGGGCCGGTGGTGGTGAGCAGCAGCCGGGCCTCGCTGCCCCGCGCCCCGGTCCAGAGCGGCGCGGTCGCGTCCTCCGCCACCACCCGGACGCGGCCCCCGGTGCGGCCCTGCATCAGGTCGGACACCGAGATGCCGAGGGTGTCGGCGAGCCGGACCAGGGTGGCCAGGTTGGGGTTGCCCTGGGCCCGTTCGAGTCCGACCAGCGCGCCCTTGCTGACCTGGGCCCGCCGGCTCAGTTCCTCCAGTGACAGCCCGGCCCGCAGCCGGGCGGACCGGACGTTGTACGCGACCGCGCGCAGCGCGGCGTCCGTCTCGCTCACCTGGCTGCCCCCTCCACGCCGCTCGACCAATTTAGTGCACCATCCAGGTCACTCCATTGGGCGAACCGGTCGATCCGTTGTACCGTTCAGTCGTTCCACTGTAACGCCGAAGGATCTGCCGTGATCGCTCTCCTGCTCGCCCTGGGCAGCTCCCTCGCCTACGGGTGCGCCGACTTCCTCGGCGGACTCGGCGCCCGCAAGGCGCACGTCCTGCGCACGGTGCTGATCGCCGCACCCGCCAGCCTCGCCGTCGAGCTGCTGATCTGGCCGTTCCTCGGGGCCGACTTCAGCGCCTCCGCGGTGGGCTGGGGAGCGGCCTCCGGCGCCGCCTCCGCCGCGGCGTTCGTCCTGCTGTACCGGACGCTCGCGCTCGGTCCGATGAACGTGCTCTCGCCGGTCACCGCGCTGGTCTCGGCAGCGCTGCCGGTCGCCGTCGGCCTGCTGCAGGGCGAACACCTCGGCACCGCCGGCGTCCTCGGCCTGGTCCTCGCGCTCTCGGCCGTCGTCCTGGTGAGCGCCGGCCCCGGGATCGGGGCGGCCCGCCCGTCGCGCACGGCGCTGCTGCTGGCCTTCGGCGCGGGCACGGCGATCGCACTGCAGTTGGTCTGCCTCGACCGGGCGCCCTCCGGCAGCGGCGTGGCCCCGCTGATCGTCGGCCGCGCGGTGTCCTCGGCCGTCACCCTGGCCGCCGCGCTCCTGCTGCGGCGCCGACTGGGCGAGGAGCGGCCCGCGTACGGCATCTCGGCGACAGCCGGCGTCCTGGACTCGGTCGCGAACCTGCTCTTCCTGCTCGCCGTCCGCGACGGCGACCTGACCGTCGTCGCCGTGATCACCGCGCTCTACCCCGCCGGCACCGTGCTGCTCGCCCGCAGCGTGCTCGGCGAACGCATCCACCGCAGCCAGCTCCTCGGCCTCGGCGTCGCCGCCGTCGCCGTCAGCCTGCTCGCCCTCGCCTGACGACCCCCTGGGAGCGGACCCCGCCATGCCGACGACCTTCCACCTGACGCCCGCCGTCGCCGCCGCCTTCCCCGACGCCCGGATCGCCCTGGTCACCGCCACCGGCCTGCGCGGCCACGAGCCCTGGCCGGCCACCGACGCCGCCCTCGCCGCGCTGGAGCGGCAGCTCGCGGACGGCTCCTGGCAGCCCGCCGGCGAGAGCGACCCGCGGATCGACGCCTGGCACACCGCCTACCGCTCCTTCGGCACCAACCCGCGCCGGATCCGGCCCAGCGTCGACGCGCTCGGACGCCGGCTCGCCAAGCAGGGCCTGCTGCCCCGGATCAACCCGGCCGTCGACTCCTACAACGCCGTCTCCGTCCGCCACGGCCTGCCCGCCGGGGCGTTCGACCTCGCGCACGTGACCGGCGGCGTCGTGATCCGCCCGGCCGACGGCACCGAGACCTTCACCCCGCTCGGCGAACCCGACACCGTCGAGCACCCCCGGCCCGGCGAGATCGTCTACGCCGACACCACCGGCGTGCTCACCCGCCACTGGAACCACCGCGACGCGCACCGCACCCGCGTCACCGCCGACTCCACGCACGTCACCTTCCTCCTGGAGACCCTCCACGCCGACCGCGACGGCCACCACCTCGCCGCCGCCGCCGACGAGCTGCGGGCGCTCCTGGCCCCGCACGGCGACGGCACCGCCGTCGCCCACCTCAGCGCGGACAGCCCCGACGTCACCGTGTGAACCGGGGCCGCCGAGCGGCCTGCGGGTTACGCCTCCGGCTCCCACTCCTTCAGCGGGTCGAAGAGCCGGGGATCGCCCTCCGGCTCCAGCCGGTCCAGCGGGATGCGCCCGCGCAGGGCGAGGACCAGGTCGACGGCCGGGCAGCTCGGCACCTGCGCGTCCAGGCCCGGCGCGGGGCCGACCGCGGCACGGAGGGCGGCCGATCGTCCGTCGGTCAGCCGCAGCAGCAAGGGGAGTCCGAGCGTTGTCGTCGCCACCTCGGCTGTCACCACCGACCGCTGGCAGGCCGCACAGGGCCATTCGCCCGCCCCGCCCGGCGTACGCCGCCCGTCCGGGTGGTCCTCGACCGGGACGACCGGGCGTCGCCGCAGGTTCGCCGCCCGCCCCGCTCATGGTGGACGGTGCCGGAGCCGCCCCCGGCGGCCCGCACCGGCCGACCGGGACTGCCGAGAGGACCCGCCGCCCATGCCTCCCGCCCCTCGCAAGAAGGCCACCACCCGTACCAGGAAGACCACCGCCGCCGCACCCGCCGCGGTCGCCGCACCCGTTGGACGGTTCCCCAGCGGCGAGCAGCTCCGCGTGCTGGAGGACGAGTGGGGGCTGCGCCCCGCCGTCGACCCGGAGTCGCTGGCGCTGCGCCTGGACCGCCACCTGGCGACCGTCCCCGCTCCGCCCGCCGCCGTCCGCGCGGCCGGGCCCGACGGCGCGCCGACCGTCCCGGTGGCGGAGGTGCGCCGCTGGCTGGTGCAGCTGACGGGCAGCCTCTCCCGCGTCCGGGTCGACCACCGGCGGCTCGACCAGGCCGCGAAGGACCGCTTCAACAAGGCGCTGAAGGATGCCCACGCCGACCACTCGTACCAGCCGTTCGCGGCGATCCACGCCGACATGGGCCACCTGATGCACTCGATGATGGGCCCGATCGGCACCCAGCGCTTCCTGCCCTGGCACCGCCTGTACACGCTGCGCTGCGAGGACCTGCTGCGGCGCAAGCAGCCCGGACTGACCATCCCGTACTGGGACTACGCCACCGACCACCACCGCCCGGACTGGGTGTGGCAGCCGCCGGGCGTGCAGCGCGGCGTCCCCGGCGCGGCGGGCGACCACCTGCCCACGCAGGCGGTGATCGACGGCCTGCAGCACCGCCGCACCTACACCGGGTTCACCTCGCACCTGGAGACGGACGCCCACAACAACGTCCACAACTGGTGCAACGGCACCATCAGCGACCCGATGACCGCCACCCAGGACCCGATCTTCTGGCTGCTGCACGCCAACGTCGACCGGGTCTGGGACCACTGGCAGCTCACCCACTCCGGGCGCCCGTCCCTCTCCGGAACGGACGCCGTCCTCGACCCGTGGCAGCCGACCACGGCCGCCCAGGTCGACGACATCACACCGCTCGGCTACTCGTACGGCTGACGCCGGAGGCCGACCTCAGTAGGTGATCAGGCCCGGGTCGGAGAGGCCCGGGGCGCCGGTCTCGACGTGTCCGGCGAGGCGGCGGACGAAGTCGGTGGTGACGTTGGAGGTGATGGTGACGTCGTACCAGTTGCGGCAACCGGCCAGTGAGAGCGTCAGGTTGACGGTGGTGCCCTTGCGGACGGTGACGGCCTGCGGGGTGCCGGCGTAGGCGTTGGTGACGGTGAGGACGGCGTCGGCGCCGGCCGGGTTGGTGAAGGTCAGGTCGAGGTTGCCGGTGGCGGCGTTGTGGCGGGCGACGACCTCGGGGCCGGCGGTCTTGCCGGGGTTGCGGAAGCGCCGCAGGAAGCCGTTCGGCCCGTGCACGGTCAGGTCGGTGACACCCTTGGAGTACGTGGTGTTCCAGCTGTCGCCGATGGTCTTGCCGGCTTCGGTGGTGTAGGTCCACGGGCCGTCGGTGCGGTTCGAGGAGGTCACCAGGAACTGGCCGCCCGCGGCCGCGCCCGCGCTGAAGGTCAGCGCGTACTTGCCGGTGCTGATGTTGGCCGCACCGTCCACGTACGGCGCGTACTTGAGCGGGCGGGTGGGCTTGCTGCCCGCCTCCTGCTTGGGCATGGTGCCGGTCGCCGGCGGGGTCGGCACGTAGTCGGGGTGCCGGTTCCTGTCCTTCGGCGCGTACGCGGCCACCGAGGGCAGCGCGGCCACGGCCGCGTCGGACGTGGTGAAGTCGAAGGCCGAGGTCAGGTCGCCGCAGATTGCGCGGCGCCAGGGCGAGATGTTCGGCTCGGCGACG from Kitasatospora terrestris includes the following:
- a CDS encoding tyrosinase family protein codes for the protein MPPAPRKKATTRTRKTTAAAPAAVAAPVGRFPSGEQLRVLEDEWGLRPAVDPESLALRLDRHLATVPAPPAAVRAAGPDGAPTVPVAEVRRWLVQLTGSLSRVRVDHRRLDQAAKDRFNKALKDAHADHSYQPFAAIHADMGHLMHSMMGPIGTQRFLPWHRLYTLRCEDLLRRKQPGLTIPYWDYATDHHRPDWVWQPPGVQRGVPGAAGDHLPTQAVIDGLQHRRTYTGFTSHLETDAHNNVHNWCNGTISDPMTATQDPIFWLLHANVDRVWDHWQLTHSGRPSLSGTDAVLDPWQPTTAAQVDDITPLGYSYG
- a CDS encoding B3/B4 domain-containing protein, whose product is MPTTFHLTPAVAAAFPDARIALVTATGLRGHEPWPATDAALAALERQLADGSWQPAGESDPRIDAWHTAYRSFGTNPRRIRPSVDALGRRLAKQGLLPRINPAVDSYNAVSVRHGLPAGAFDLAHVTGGVVIRPADGTETFTPLGEPDTVEHPRPGEIVYADTTGVLTRHWNHRDAHRTRVTADSTHVTFLLETLHADRDGHHLAAAADELRALLAPHGDGTAVAHLSADSPDVTV
- a CDS encoding XRE family transcriptional regulator is translated as MSETDAALRAVAYNVRSARLRAGLSLEELSRRAQVSKGALVGLERAQGNPNLATLVRLADTLGISVSDLMQGRTGGRVRVVAEDATAPLWTGARGSEARLLLTTTGPVPVEIWRWRLEPGEEYPSHPHQAGVVETVSVTAGRMVLLVDGVEHPVHAGQTATFDGDTPHGYRGAGDATCHLIMTVQLPPGPAATG
- a CDS encoding N-acetyltransferase is translated as MNHVIRAVTGEDWQQVKELRLEALRDPVAGIAFLDTYDSAASKPDEFWRARAAGSRGDMIAQQFVAERTDGGWDGSVTVLIERAGHQDVLGAPTAVDQAHLVGVFVRPEQRGTGLARALFDAAIAFAHELDEPEVSRVRLYVHQDNERAEAFYRKIGFTRSGRSVPVPGDESSVEHELVLDQSVTALA
- a CDS encoding LysR family transcriptional regulator, whose protein sequence is MGDRIVGAAARDVDLNLLVALDVLLDECSVSAAADRLGLSAPAMSRTLARIRTAFADPILVRSGRSMVPTPRAEAVHAEVKALLDRSRALFAEGRPVDPARLDRTFTVIANDLLAGTLATRLLPRLRQTAPGVTVVLLSEGPHPDDLVLREGTADLEVRVITAPAPETRIEPLLVDEMVAVVRPGHPLTPGPLTPAALAGALHVTPSRRGRLRGPLDDALEAVGLRRRVVAAMPTFASALQLVAASDLVSQVPARTGAPLVAALGLVPLPIPLPLPPIDISMGWHPRNDNDPAQRWFRRQVRSALSGLAWAPPGR
- a CDS encoding DMT family transporter; this encodes MIALLLALGSSLAYGCADFLGGLGARKAHVLRTVLIAAPASLAVELLIWPFLGADFSASAVGWGAASGAASAAAFVLLYRTLALGPMNVLSPVTALVSAALPVAVGLLQGEHLGTAGVLGLVLALSAVVLVSAGPGIGAARPSRTALLLAFGAGTAIALQLVCLDRAPSGSGVAPLIVGRAVSSAVTLAAALLLRRRLGEERPAYGISATAGVLDSVANLLFLLAVRDGDLTVVAVITALYPAGTVLLARSVLGERIHRSQLLGLGVAAVAVSLLALA